The nucleotide sequence AGCGCATCGCGTGGAAGTAGGCCACGGCGAGAACGTCGGAAATGTCTAGCGCCTGCGCGATATAGCCCTGACCCTGGACTTCGCCCATGCGCAGCGCGTTGCGGCGAATGTTGTAGGCGCGGTCCGCCAGCTTGGGGGTGTTGGTCAGCGTGTTTACAGGCGTTTCCATCGATCTCGACCTTGTCTCGCTGTCTCAGTGGATAAGCATCCCGCCGTTGACGTCGATCACGGCGCCGGTGACGTAGGAGGATAGATCCGAGGCCAGGAAGGTGTAGATGCCGGCAACGTCTTCTGCGGTGCCGAGACGATTGAGCGGAATGCCTTCCAGGATCTTCGCCCTCATCTCGTCGGTCAGCTTGCCGGCGGTGATATCGGTGCCGATCAGGCCGGGCGTGACGCAGTTGACGCGGATGCCGTCCGGGCCGAACTCGCGGGCCATCGCCTTGGCGAGACCCAGCACACCGGCCTTCGCCGCCGAATAATGCGGGCCGCCGAAGATTCCACCGCCGCGCTGCGCCGAGACCGACGACATGCAGGCGATGGATCCGGACTTCCGCGCGCGCATATGCGGGATCACAGCCTGGGAGAGGAACAGAATGCCCTTCAGATTGACGTCCTGAATGCGATCCCAATCAGCCGGCGAGATATCGAGGAACTTGACCGGCTGGGTGATGCCCGCATTGTTGATCAGGATATCGATGCCGCCGAAGGCCTCGACCGCGCGGGCGACCGCCTGCTCGCAGGACGGCTTGTCGGCGACGTCGCAATCCAGCCCGATGTGCGATTTTCCGAGCGAAGCCGCAGCATCCGCTGCCGCGGCGGCGTCGATGTCGAGAATGGCGACCCGAGCGCCCTCGGCGGCGAACCGCCGGGCCGTGGCCAGCCCGATGCCGCGCGGCGAGGCCGCGCCCGAAATGATGGCCGTCTTACCGCTGAGCAGCATCAGTTCCTCCCGCGAAATTGTTTTTCCTTGGCAAGACAAATGAACCGCGGAGGCGCAACGGACAAGCGCACAGTTGTCACGGATCGATGAATCTGGTTCACTTATGGAATGCTGTCGAATGTCCCGATATCGGCAATTCGCGCCTTTGAGGCCGCTGCTCGCACCGGATCGTTTCGCGATGCGGCGAATGAGCTTCACCTGACGCCGAGTGCGGTCAGTCATGCCATCCGCAAGCTGGAGGACACGCTTCGGACCGTTCTGTTCGAGCGCAGTGCGCGATCAGTTCGGCTCACGCCAGCCGGCGAAAATCTGATGCGCCACACGGGAGCGGCGTTCGATCAGCTCCGCCGCGGTCTCGAGGAAGTCGCTGCGCGCGGTCCGCAATTGGTGCGCGTCCACTCAGCCCCGAGCTTTGCCGCGCAATGGCTGGCACCGCGGCTTGCACAGTTTCTGGCCGCTTATCCGAAGCTCGAGGTGCGGCTGGCTGCCAGCACGGACTATGCGCGTTTCAGCAACGATGATTTTGATATCGACATCGTCTACGGTCCGCCTCGAGCGGAAGGTGTCGAGGTCGTTCCTCTGCCGGAAGAGACGGTCACCCCGCTCTGCTCCCCCGCGCTTGCAAAATCAATCAGGAAAGCTGCCGATCTCCTCGATCAAACGCTCATCCGTTCCGACGTGAAGCAGGTTCAGTGGCACCAGTGGTTCACGGCGAACGGATTGGAATCACCTGCGCTCCACGGCATGAGGTTCGATCGCAGCTTTCTGGCAATCGCAACGGCTGCGGAGGGATTGGGAGTAGCGTTGGAATCAACGCTCCTGGCCGAACGCGAGCTGGCGAGCGGGCGACTAGTTGCGCCGCTGGCAGGGCGCGCCAACGATATCCGCTACGTCGGCCATCGCCTGATCTACCCGCGCGCCAGCCGACAGAGATCTGCGGTACGAGCCTTTGCAGATTGGCTCGTGGCGCAACTCGCTGGCGAGACCGCAGGTTCCTCGCACTAAGATCGAAGTCAAGCCGAGCATCACCGCAACCAAGCAAGCGTGCGGCTGTTTTGCGTCTCGAGCTCCGACGGTCGCGTCTTCAACGCATCGAAGTCGGCGCCAAAGCCAAAAGAAAGCGCAACAATACCTCATGGCATGGACTTCTGTGCGGCCTACTCGGCCTAGCCGCCTTGCTGGACGAGGCTCGCCGATCCGACCCAGCCTGGTATCGCGAGTTGGGGGCGGCGGTGCCGTACTCCACGGATATGCGGCAGAAGTGCGCCGCGCGGCTCGCAACATCCGAAGGAACGCTGTTCATGGAATGGAAATTGCTGGCGCTGAGGACTGAAAGCGGTAAGCCGAACGACAAGGCGCTGACGGAGATCCTTTCGCCATATCGTCAGCATCGCAGCGCCCTGACCGACGGTCTTAGGCTCAGCAAATCGAACTTTGCCGGGGCCAAAGCAATCGTCATTGCAGGCTACAGCTACAAGGACATGCCGCTTGAGCCCGCTATCGGAGCATTTGAAGCGTCCGCGGCAACGGTCGTGAAGCTTAGCCAGCGCTCTGAGGCAAGCTTCTCCGGGCTATCCCATCCCGTGCATCAGGAAGGAAAAGTCTTCGCTTGGCTCATTGAAGGCGAAGCCAATTGAAACCGCGAATCTCCTCAAGCTGGCTGGAATAAGACTTTAGGGACGATACACGCGGTGCCAAGGCACCCCGATGACCGCGCAGGCAAGTCGGCTCTACCAAAAGCTAGGCGGTGTCGGCTGATGCACGAGACGAGGCCGTCCAGTCCCCCAAGTCCGCCTTTTACCCACCTCTGATATCACCCTTCGGGCACCCCGGCCATACGCATCCCCTGAATGACGCGCCTGCCTTGCTCGCGAAACGTCGAATCGTCGCTAAATGGAATGGCTTTCAGGCGACGGATGGTGAAAGTTGGATTCAGCGCAAGTCCCTTTTTGACGGCACCTCGCGCCTCATCCAGTTTCCCGAGATGTGCGAGCGCAGCGGCGAGTTCGAAATATGCTATTGGAAAGTTTGAGTTATCATTCAGACTTCGACGAAACCATACAACTGCTTCGGCATCCGCTCCGAGCATCAATTTGCTGAAACCGACCCAAAACATCCATCGATGTGCACCTTCGTCGCGAGGAGACAAGCGTATCGCTTCGTATATGTGTGCCTCTGTTTCTTCGGCGCGTCCGATAAAATATTTGGCGACACCGATGAAAGCATGGGCTTCCGCCAAATTCGGATTTAAAGCCAACGCGTGCTCGCATTCCGCGATGCCTTCCGTCCCGCGCTTGGTACAGAACAAGACGCACCCCAGAAACGCGTGAGCAAGGGCGTACTGTGGGGCCAAGGATAAAGCCTTATTCAAGGCCGTTTCAGCCGCGGCATAAAGCGCGTCAGGGTTGTCGGTGAAATTAATGCCAGCGTTTGCTATATCGATAGCTGCGATGCCTACCAGCGCCTCGACATTGTCGGGATCAAGCTCTAAGGCACGTTCGAAGAAACTTCCTGCCTGCGCCAGGTGGGCAGGGGTCCAACCCTTGTTCCAACGGGCCATCCCCTGGAAATACAGGTCTAGTGCGCTTGGGTGCAATGAGCGTTCCGCTCGCCTTGCCTCAGCGGCGATGAGTTGAGCATTCAGCGCGTTGGCCAGTCTCGATACGATTTCATCTTGCATCTCGAAGAGATCAGAAATCGGCTTGTCAAAACGGTCGGCCCAAAGGTGAGCACCCGTTTCGGCATCGACAAGCTGAACGTTCACCCGGAGCTGGTTTTCGCTGCGCTGCACCGAACCTTCGAGCGCGTAGCGGATGTTCAACTCGCGCCCGATCTTCTTGAGGTCGAGCGCTTTGCCCTTGTAAGTGAATGCGGTGTGTCTGCCGATCACGAATGAGCCTTTGATGCGCGACAGATCAGTGGTCAAACTCTCGGTCACGCCATCCACGAAATAGTCCTGCTCCGGATCGCCGCTGAGGTTGGCGAAGGGCAGTACAACGATGGAAAGACGAGGTGGTGAAAGCGAGCCCGACCTTGCGTCGTTTGTAGCTGGGCTGGTTGCTCCCTGGACCATGGCATAGGCCCGGATGGCGTGGGGGATGTTTTTGAGGGTCTGCTCGCCCAGATCAGCGAACTCGATAGCCACCTTGCCCCGAACATGCGCGTACACCAACGACGATACGCAGATGCCACCGGGTTCGGCAATCCCCTCAAGCCTCGCAGCAATATTTACGTCATCTCCAAAGATGTCATGAGGCTCGACAATCACGTCGCCGATATTGACGCCGACACGGAAAGCAATTCGCCTGTCCTCTACCTCGCCTGCTGTAATGTCCTTGATGCGGGTCTGGAATTTCATCGCAGCCCGAACCGCTTCGACCGCGCTCGGAAACTCTGCCAATAACCCGTCCCCCGTGTTCTTTACGATGCGGCCGCCGTGTTCGGCGATTGCCGGATGGACAACCTCGGTCAGGAGAGCACTCAGTTTGGCGTGGGTAGCTTCTTCGTCGTGGTGCATAAGTCGCGAATAACCAGCCACATCGGCGGCCAGTATCGCCGATAACCTGCGCTCGACCCGGCTTGGTGGTTTCTGAGGCATGGCCTGCATCCCGACCCAAACGATACTGTACATCGGATCAGACCGCAGCACCAAAAATGCGCATAGACGGATGCCGCCCGTGCTATTGGGCTCTGCGCGGTCGTGGGAATGCACAGTCCAGGGAAAAGGGCCGCACCGCAGGGCTCCGAATGAGATACCTTGGGTGCGGCCTTTGTCTTGCGCGAGCGGCTACGCCGCCTTCACGAGTTCGCTCTTTCCACCCCTGCCCCTGCTGGCAACGTAGGTAATGCCCATCGTCTTAAGGGCCAATGTGGTCCTGTGGTTCTCATTGCGAAGGTTCTTCTGCAGGTCCTTCTTGGCGCTCGATTTGAGCCCAAGCTCACGCGCAACCACCGTCATCGACGTGCGCCCCGGAGCCCGGTTGCCCATGAAGGTCAACAAACGCTCATGAGGCGTCCCCGCGCTTCCCCTGCGAACCTTCGGACCATCAGGCTCGAAGGGCCAATCGACGACCTGGAGCCCCGGCATCTCGCGCCGAATAACGGCGAGAATGTCATCCCCTTGGTCGCCCGACGGAAGCACGATGAACACATCGGCAGGAGGGCATCCACCGCGATCATCAGTAACGTGGCGGCACCGGATGCGGTTGATCGCCTGAACGAAGGAGGCTGATACCTGTCTCCGAACCATGTGCTCACGGAGGTCCACCTGACCCTTCCATGTCGGGTTACCCAAGGTGACACCGCGAGCCTTGGCGGCCGATAGGGCCTGCCGGGTGCGCGTGGAGATTCGACTGCAACTTGCCCAGAGAGCAGCCTCCCTTGGTGTTTTAGCCGTGGCGCGTTTCCCCACCTCAGCTTTCCAGGCTTCGGTATCGGCCTTGTCTCGCTCCCAACAGCCTTCGTAGAACTCCTTGCTCGTTGTGTAGAACGTGCCGGAGTGTGCGGGGACAATGCCGACGATGGCGAAAGACAGAATAGCCAAGTAACGCATGAAATTCCTGATGGATTGAGTTGAGCAAGCGCGTGCGCTTTACGCGAAAAATGAGGGCACGACCACAATGTTATCCATCAGAACGAAACTCGAACATCGAATCAAGTGTGGATATAAGCTCGGACAAGCCTTCCATCCTGAGTTGCGGCATATATGTTCTAGACTTTCTCCGGTTGCCAGATGCCTTTTACCGTTGCCGATTCTTTCGCGCGCTTGCGCTCCAATCTTGAAATCACGGACATCCAAACGTCTGTTGTTTCGACACGTCAGCAAACCATCCGGCGCACGGTGGCCAACGGCCTCGCGGTGGTCGATGATTTCCTGACCGGCTCCTACGCTCGGTCCACGATGATTTCCCCGCTGAGTGAAGCTGACATCGACATCTTCGTCTGCCTCGACCCATCTTATTTCCATCGCTACAACAACGCCAATGGCGGACCCGCAGGGCTCCTCGATCTTGCGAAGCAGACGATACGGCGAACCTACACGACGACCCCTGACATCAGCCGCAACGGCCAGGCGGTGACCATCCGGTTTTCCGATTTTGTGGTGGACGTGGTGATTGGCTTCCACCGAAACGGCGGCGGTTACATCATCGCCAATTCGGTGAACAACTTCTGGCTTGAGACCGACCCAAAAAAGCACGTCGAGATTTTCAGCGAAGCCAACAAAGCGCATAGCGGCAATCTGGTCCCGCTCATCAAGATGATTAAGAGCTGGAACAAGGCCCACGGCTCATTCTTTCGCTCCTTCCATCTCGAAGTCCTCGCCCTTGAAGCCCTGAAAGGCGTTATCATTACCGACTTCCCTTCGGGGCTGAGGTTTTTCTTCCAGAAGGCCGCAACCCTTGTGAGAGGGAAGAACCCCGACCTTGCAGGGTACGGCGACGACATCGGTCGTTACATCACCCAAGCGACTCTCGGTGA is from Bradyrhizobium sp. ISRA430 and encodes:
- a CDS encoding glucose 1-dehydrogenase, with the translated sequence MLLSGKTAIISGAASPRGIGLATARRFAAEGARVAILDIDAAAAADAAASLGKSHIGLDCDVADKPSCEQAVARAVEAFGGIDILINNAGITQPVKFLDISPADWDRIQDVNLKGILFLSQAVIPHMRARKSGSIACMSSVSAQRGGGIFGGPHYSAAKAGVLGLAKAMAREFGPDGIRVNCVTPGLIGTDITAGKLTDEMRAKILEGIPLNRLGTAEDVAGIYTFLASDLSSYVTGAVIDVNGGMLIH
- a CDS encoding LysR substrate-binding domain-containing protein → MLSNVPISAIRAFEAAARTGSFRDAANELHLTPSAVSHAIRKLEDTLRTVLFERSARSVRLTPAGENLMRHTGAAFDQLRRGLEEVAARGPQLVRVHSAPSFAAQWLAPRLAQFLAAYPKLEVRLAASTDYARFSNDDFDIDIVYGPPRAEGVEVVPLPEETVTPLCSPALAKSIRKAADLLDQTLIRSDVKQVQWHQWFTANGLESPALHGMRFDRSFLAIATAAEGLGVALESTLLAERELASGRLVAPLAGRANDIRYVGHRLIYPRASRQRSAVRAFADWLVAQLAGETAGSSH
- a CDS encoding adenylate/guanylate cyclase domain-containing protein, which produces MPQKPPSRVERRLSAILAADVAGYSRLMHHDEEATHAKLSALLTEVVHPAIAEHGGRIVKNTGDGLLAEFPSAVEAVRAAMKFQTRIKDITAGEVEDRRIAFRVGVNIGDVIVEPHDIFGDDVNIAARLEGIAEPGGICVSSLVYAHVRGKVAIEFADLGEQTLKNIPHAIRAYAMVQGATSPATNDARSGSLSPPRLSIVVLPFANLSGDPEQDYFVDGVTESLTTDLSRIKGSFVIGRHTAFTYKGKALDLKKIGRELNIRYALEGSVQRSENQLRVNVQLVDAETGAHLWADRFDKPISDLFEMQDEIVSRLANALNAQLIAAEARRAERSLHPSALDLYFQGMARWNKGWTPAHLAQAGSFFERALELDPDNVEALVGIAAIDIANAGINFTDNPDALYAAAETALNKALSLAPQYALAHAFLGCVLFCTKRGTEGIAECEHALALNPNLAEAHAFIGVAKYFIGRAEETEAHIYEAIRLSPRDEGAHRWMFWVGFSKLMLGADAEAVVWFRRSLNDNSNFPIAYFELAAALAHLGKLDEARGAVKKGLALNPTFTIRRLKAIPFSDDSTFREQGRRVIQGMRMAGVPEG
- a CDS encoding CBASS oligonucleotide cyclase gives rise to the protein MPFTVADSFARLRSNLEITDIQTSVVSTRQQTIRRTVANGLAVVDDFLTGSYARSTMISPLSEADIDIFVCLDPSYFHRYNNANGGPAGLLDLAKQTIRRTYTTTPDISRNGQAVTIRFSDFVVDVVIGFHRNGGGYIIANSVNNFWLETDPKKHVEIFSEANKAHSGNLVPLIKMIKSWNKAHGSFFRSFHLEVLALEALKGVIITDFPSGLRFFFQKAATLVRGKNPDLAGYGDDIGRYITQATLGEASQKFQGAFNMAAAAEQYANRGQVRQAIEIWRHLLPNHFPAYG